One Eurosta solidaginis isolate ZX-2024a chromosome 1, ASM4086904v1, whole genome shotgun sequence genomic window, gaaaaatttgatgattttttactacattttggcaatttgccacgcccctataatatataccttcaaattatattaactgcaccatctcacgtagctaagctttcaaatgcaaaaaaaccgatttaaaatcggagcattctgtgtgaagttatgtgcatacatggcatttagcgactttattttataagatttatagatagattcaAAACTTTAAATCTAACCTGATCATGAACTCCACGTACAGTACACTGCATGGTTCAActaactatatggttggctcatctgtacaataacaaaatatgtatgtctgttcaaattgtcaaaatctgtgtaatggtgttggtgcgaatggtatggcatggaaacataaaacttagcagtttttgtatgtgtaagaaaatgttgccaatgtgttggtttcattttgagtttgccatctccttttgacaatcccatcgaccatgtaatgaaataaataaaatcagatgATGAGATGTGCCAatcatataattgagccatggtgCACTGTAAAGATAACTTTCGACTTCTGCGACCTATTCATTGAATTTACAGGCATAACTCTGTCACGATGGAGTTCTGTCGCTTTGTTGAAAACAAttcaaaaactctttttacaaTACTTCATGGATAAAATTGTCAAGATCAGGGGCAGAACTTTTATTCCTTTTGCAATATAATtctaaactattaattttggacttttaatatatttgtatcaagataaaaattattttcggatttttatcacccgagtccgatagaactagttaaactcggacttttaaaaataaaagtccggaaataaaagttaaatccggataactcggataagccgtttctttgttaacaagccggacttttattttggccttaaaaaataaaagtccggctttaactttaattccggacttttatttttaaaagtccgactTTAGCTAggtctatcggactcaaaaaacaaaaataaagattttacttttatatgtggacttttatggaaaaagttcaaaaaataaaaaggatgcatgattggacatgatattgctatagggatacctgggaactcaaacattttcacctaggacaattttttgaccaggactttttcgactccgaaaaaaaaaattattattttccgttcAACATCTTTAATATGTAGACATTAAAAATATGAGTAAAAGGCTTGAACTAAAATGTTAACTTATTTTTGgtatatattttttgatttctaactattgtatgtatatttaatcaAATTTTCTAATAAACATAATTTATAACATTCTAAAACACATACATTCATATAACTTACTACATATTTTTATAGCAAAGTAATTAAAATAAGAGGAAATTGTAAGCGTTTAttattatacataaatacatatttacatacgctGAAGAGGATGGTACTGTGCTGAACTACTGAGTTCATTGTTTCCTTTTTAGCAAGGGGAAGAAGGGTACCTgtgacacgattttttttttttttttttttttttgttataattttcctCGAAACATAATTAAAATACCTAAAAGGCAATCTCACGTAGTACGTACTTGAAGGTGATAAGTCAGTTATTGAATATTTTAACGTTTTTTCATAATTGTTGTCAAGAAATTTAAACTTAAAAGAACCCCATTTATGCATGACGCTAGCTACATATGATGAGCAGAGCtcgatatttattttttatctctACACTTTTCCGTCTCTACACTGCACTACATTAGAAAGCAAATAAATTTAGCCTAATTGTTAAGGCGTTGCAGTCTCGTGGGGTTATCTTCGGTTCGAACATCGGTGAAACGAAATCGCCTGACGACAATTACGTAGCGGCTTTCGAAATTTTACCATCGTaatatgccaataaatgtttgttttatttctataatttcagtttttaaaaacaaattataattgaataaaaattattataacccggtgttaagctcatgaattcctaAAAATTAAGTAAACTGAACGTAAACAAAACATAAATGGAAGGTTTTTAAATTGTAGATAGCACTTTTTATACTTGAAGCTTACAAGTTTTCAATTCGTTGAGTTTTTAATTATGTCGAAAAGTGCAAGGCCGACAGTGCCCAAAGTCACAGCTACCCCACTTTGCCCTACGTTGCAAGTACAATTCAGTCCTTCGAGCTGACTATAACTGCCATCTGCTGTGGAACGTTACTCTAAAATTTTCAGGAAGACTACGTAGCCACTTGAAGAAACTGACACCTGATTTTGAAACTTGAGTTACTTAGGAAGTATTATATCAACATTTTCTATCTCATGGAGAATCAATGTAGgcaaatttttattgttaaattgagTATATTTTGGAAGTGAAGTCATACCATGCTGTTAGAACAAGTATCGGACTAGTACCCAATATGACAATGACGTATGTGTGTTAATTCCACATTTACAAACTTTAAAATTTCCTATCGATCTTTTCACCTTATCTACAAGCAACCATTACCCCAACACCCACACCAAGGTATCTTTCCACCTGTATGCGAACTAATTGAGAGTTTGCGTCGATGTGAACGCACACTAAATGAGTTCGATGATTCGTGCGACGAAGCCGAACTATTGGAACCATGTTCCGAGTAAGAGGTACTATCTTGATGCGAATGATGGCTATGATGTGGATTATTACTAAGCACCGACGTACTGTGCTGGTGTCGATGGTGATGGTGATGGTGGTGATGATGACCTGAAGTTCCACTGATGCGTTGTATATTACTGGCCACTGTGCCATCGGAGGGCCGACGTGAACAACGTGAACGTGACGCAACTGGCTCAACTGTTACCATTTCAGTTGGATTTCCGTGCGATGAATCTTGACTTACATTGCGTTTCTGCGCTACTGAGAGATTACTACAGCTACTATTGGTACGATGATGATGTAAATGTACATTATCAATATGTCTTGGTGATGTATTAGCCGATAATGATTGGGGATATGTCGCTTCAGCAACGCAGTTATTTGGGTTCATCGTATTGCTATTGCTACGGCGCCGTATGGAATGTGGCGAGTTTGGTGTGCTGTGACTTGTTTGGTTGAGGTTCCTCAGAGCTGGATTCGATAATGCGGAAGGTATATCAGAGCAGCTGCTTATGGATGCATGAATAGGATTTGTTATCGTGGTTGTGGTCGGCGTATTGGAATTGGTAGTTGTGGTATTATTTGCGCTTGTGTCATGTATATCACTTAAATTTATTTGGGCTTCAGATCGAATTATGCGTGAATTCGACACTGGATCGGGCGAGTCAGGTGTACTGGAGTCACCGCACGCAATCGATACGCGCCGTGCTTTACGCCGAGCTGCTTCACTATTGAGTGCCTATAgaacatagaaaaatgtattaCAACAAAATCCTCCAACGTTTGTACTTACCTCGTTCGTAACATCAGGAGTATTTGCATCGCTTTCTGTTGCTGCACCAGCCGATGTTAACTCCACATCCAGTGAATGTGTAGTAGTAGAACGGTATTGGGCACGTTTCGCTGCTGCATTCGCTACTGCTGAATACAATTGACTCTTATTATGTGTCAGTGGAGCAGCCGTCGGCGTAGTACTCTTTGACAATATCTGCTCCTCGGTCGGAAGTTGTGGTATTGATACAGGCGTATTACGTGACCCACCCGCGCAGCGTATATTAAGCGACGTAGGAAATGCGCGCAGATTTGGTGTTTGTGAGGACGCCTTATGGACCGCCCCAGCCACTGGTGGTAAAGGCGGCCTTTGCATATTGGCTATGCTAGCTGGAGGCAGTGCACTTATGGCTTCTTTGTTCAGCTGATCGAAGCCGATGTAAGTACGTTTATCTGGGAAGGGCATCATTGCATCAGGTATATGTGGGGACGGACTGCCGGTATGATCGCGCTCCAATGACCGCGTACACCGATCATTACTGCCACCATTCAATAAAGTTTGCGCTGCGGTAGCTGTCTTGCTGCCAGTGGTAGATTGATTTGTTCCATCATATTGAAGCGTTAAGTTCATTTCAGAGCGATAaggctttttatttttatcattttgctCAAGCGGTTTATTGATGTCATTTTCGTTTCCCTTTCGCTTGTCGAGTTGAATAGCTAATATATCTTCCGAAATAGCTTGGATATCATTGAGGATAGTTTCTAGGTTGACGGACTCAGTCTGAAGAGAAATGAACATatgttattaattaaataaaattattttattctgCTCAATATATTCTACTATTAATTGTTTAAAAGCTTATACTATTATTGCTTTTAAAAATGCAGTTTCGACTATGCATATTTTTACCATCTGCAAGAAATTGCTATCAATCAGTTGCGAACCTCACAGCGTATGGAGCTTTAGCTTTTTTCTAGTGTAGATTGAAAAAGTTGTACCCAGAGCAAGAAGAAGACGCAGTCGTATTGCGAAATGTTGAAGCGGGATAAACCAATCAATACTGAGGCGAGTCTTTTAGATTAACCCCAAGTACAGTTAAATCGCGTCGAGCAAACTTCGTTTCACTATTTTGAGGGTTCTCGACTCAACAGGCATCTTTCGATAAACAACTCACCAGTAGTTTGCAGGGTGGCATCCCCAGAAAAGAGGTCattgttaacaagtaaggaaggctaagatcgggtgtaaccgaacattacatactcagctgagagctttggagacaaaaaaagggaaaattaccatgtaggaaatgaacctggggtaaccctggaatgtgtttgtatggcatgggtatcaaatagaaggaattaaagagtattttaaaagggagtggtccatagttctataggtggacgccatttcgggatatcgccataaaggtggaccaggggtgactctagaatgtgtttgtacgatatgggaatcaaatgaaaggtgttaatgactattttaaaagggagtgggccttagttctataggtggacgccttttcgagatatcgccataaaggtggaccacgggtgactctagaatttgtttgtgcgatatgggtatcaaacgaaaggtgttaatgagtattttaaatggaagtgggccttagttctataggtgaacgcctttccgagatattgccttaaaggtggaccaggggtgacgctagaatgtgcttgtacgatacgggaatcaaatgaaaggcgttaatgagtattttaaaaggtagtgggccttagttctataggtcgacgctttttcgagatatcgccataaaggtggaccagggttgactctagaatgtgtttgcataatatcggtatcaaattaaaggtattaatgagggtttgaaaagggagtggtggtagttgtatatgtgccagcgttttcgagatatcgaccaaaatgtggaccagggtgacccagaacatcatctgtcgggtaccgctaatttatttatatatgtaataccacgaacagtattcctgccaagattccaagggcttttgatttcgccctgcagaactttttcattttattctacttaatatggaaggtgtcacacccattttatatgaagttttttctaaagttatattttgcgtcaataaaccaatccaattacaatgtttcatcccttttttcatatttagtatagaattatggcattttttcaacttttcgtaattttcgatatcgaaaaagtgggcgtggccatagtcggatttcgcccatttttaataccaagataaagtgagttcagataagtacgtgaaataagtttagtaaagattgcatatttttatttagcatacatatagaaataggagtaacgttcctgccaaatttcatcatgatatcttcaacgactgccaaattacggcttgcaaaactttcaaactaccttctttcaaaagtgagcggtgccacgcccattgtccaaaatattactaattttttattctacgccataagatcaacccacctaccaagtttcttcgatttatccgtctttagtaatgaattatagcactttttgggttttttgaaattttcgatatcgaaaaagtgggcgtagttatagtccggtttcgttcattttaaatagcgatctaagatgagttcccgggaagctacataccaaatttcatcaagatatctcaaaatttactcaagttatcgtgtttacgggcggacggacggacagacatggctaaataaatttcttttttcgcccagatcattttgacatatagaagaagtctatatctatctctattagtttatgccgttacggattaccgttatgcgagcaaagttaatatactctgtgagctctgctcagttgagtataaaaaagcatTTCTCTGCTCAAAGAAGGATAAAGATATTGCCTAACTTTTTAATGTGATATTTTAGTCGCAGTTAAACAGCGCCGTGAATATTTATCCTTCAAAGGTTTATGATGGAATAAAAACACcccatcaaaaatttaaaattttcaaaacagaATTTGATTGAGAAGACAATGCTTCTTCAGCACTTGACCAGTTCTATATATAACACAGATGTTGTCAAATACGTCAAAGTGGAAGTTCCTTTTTTTAGTAGTTTGCTAA contains:
- the LOC137236741 gene encoding uncharacterized protein isoform X1 translates to MVFHPAKNLMKSSKNLRQQYGNSDRNGGSIKREKSSKLDRKSSRGMIYENEELRLRTININAEVERGQSDIKRLRRENEQLRREIWTLRDECDRLNKRFKAKLLDYECNARHSGCSVGVRGSGNVACDSNCNSDDSDSCDTCKENNDQCSDECCNGGSCPQLAAKQSFVEFPSEFPQSPASRPDMANLVTNTARGQCESAPNLHQTFDHLSVVSEEVVSNADLHSHVPHTDMLHICTTDSGGSQMTLPSIVGPMTPLTPIEQVANQLNDLQSNVPPLSYFENVLQDHMGSNIGSTSNAYSPTSKVMRHTNGWDYKLQSPFAHRKMPLGTSPPALQMATPSPNIKQQNQNTQRNILTTFVSTTETTPTSNGSSSNAQSVTVTVPSANQLNKFAIETIAITTTPAHVPPILNSPKHFFAPLKPRLKLNTGLANKALTEFSIADGESNTCPNCEPPDLYVHNGLASPYQHQSLPETNIAETDLPPVPQRGSSSQTESVNLETILNDIQAISEDILAIQLDKRKGNENDINKPLEQNDKNKKPYRSEMNLTLQYDGTNQSTTGSKTATAAQTLLNGGSNDRCTRSLERDHTGSPSPHIPDAMMPFPDKRTYIGFDQLNKEAISALPPASIANMQRPPLPPVAGAVHKASSQTPNLRAFPTSLNIRCAGGSRNTPVSIPQLPTEEQILSKSTTPTAAPLTHNKSQLYSAVANAAAKRAQYRSTTTHSLDVELTSAGAATESDANTPDVTNEALNSEAARRKARRVSIACGDSSTPDSPDPVSNSRIIRSEAQINLSDIHDTSANNTTTTNSNTPTTTTITNPIHASISSCSDIPSALSNPALRNLNQTSHSTPNSPHSIRRRSNSNTMNPNNCVAEATYPQSLSANTSPRHIDNVHLHHHRTNSSCSNLSVAQKRNVSQDSSHGNPTEMVTVEPVASRSRCSRRPSDGTVASNIQRISGTSGHHHHHHHHHRHQHSTSVLSNNPHHSHHSHQDSTSYSEHGSNSSASSHESSNSFSVRSHRRKLSISSHTGGKIPWCGCWGNGCL
- the LOC137236741 gene encoding uncharacterized protein isoform X4, with protein sequence MIYENEELRLRTININAEVERGQSDIKRLRRENEQLRREIWTLRDECDRLNKRFKAKLLDYECNARHSGCSVGVRGSGNVACDSNCNSDDSDSCDTCKENNDQCSDECCNGGSCPQLAAKQSFVEFPSEFPQSPASRPDMANLVTNTARGQCESAPNLHQTFDHLSVVSEEVVSNADLHSHVPHTDMLHICTTDSGGSQMTLPSIVGPMTPLTPIEQVANQLNDLQSNVPPLSYFENVLQDHMGSNIGSTSNAYSPTSKVMRHTNGWDYKLQSPFAHRKMPLGTSPPALQMATPSPNIKQQNQNTQRNILTTFVSTTETTPTSNGSSSNAQSVTVTVPSANQLNKFAIETIAITTTPAHVPPILNSPKHFFAPLKPRLKLNTGLANKALTEFSIADGESNTCPNCEPPDLYVHNGLASPYQHQSLPETNIAETDLPPVPQRGSSSQTESVNLETILNDIQAISEDILAIQLDKRKGNENDINKPLEQNDKNKKPYRSEMNLTLQYDGTNQSTTGSKTATAAQTLLNGGSNDRCTRSLERDHTGSPSPHIPDAMMPFPDKRTYIGFDQLNKEAISALPPASIANMQRPPLPPVAGAVHKASSQTPNLRAFPTSLNIRCAGGSRNTPVSIPQLPTEEQILSKSTTPTAAPLTHNKSQLYSAVANAAAKRAQYRSTTTHSLDVELTSAGAATESDANTPDVTNEALNSEAARRKARRVSIACGDSSTPDSPDPVSNSRIIRSEAQINLSDIHDTSANNTTTTNSNTPTTTTITNPIHASISSCSDIPSALSNPALRNLNQTSHSTPNSPHSIRRRSNSNTMNPNNCVAEATYPQSLSANTSPRHIDNVHLHHHRTNSSCSNLSVAQKRNVSQDSSHGNPTEMVTVEPVASRSRCSRRPSDGTVASNIQRISGTSGHHHHHHHHHRHQHSTSVLSNNPHHSHHSHQDSTSYSEHGSNSSASSHESSNSFSVRSHRRKLSISSHTGGKIPWCGCWGNGCL
- the LOC137236741 gene encoding uncharacterized protein isoform X5, with the translated sequence MIERGKKQSQSGQSDIKRLRRENEQLRREIWTLRDECDRLNKRFKAKLLDYECNARHSGCSVGVRGSGNVACDSNCNSDDSDSCDTCKENNDQCSDECCNGGSCPQLAAKQSFVEFPSEFPQSPASRPDMANLVTNTARGQCESAPNLHQTFDHLSVVSEEVVSNADLHSHVPHTDMLHICTTDSGGSQMTLPSIVGPMTPLTPIEQVANQLNDLQSNVPPLSYFENVLQDHMGSNIGSTSNAYSPTSKVMRHTNGWDYKLQSPFAHRKMPLGTSPPALQMATPSPNIKQQNQNTQRNILTTFVSTTETTPTSNGSSSNAQSVTVTVPSANQLNKFAIETIAITTTPAHVPPILNSPKHFFAPLKPRLKLNTGLANKALTEFSIADGESNTCPNCEPPDLYVHNGLASPYQHQSLPETNIAETDLPPVPQRGSSSQTESVNLETILNDIQAISEDILAIQLDKRKGNENDINKPLEQNDKNKKPYRSEMNLTLQYDGTNQSTTGSKTATAAQTLLNGGSNDRCTRSLERDHTGSPSPHIPDAMMPFPDKRTYIGFDQLNKEAISALPPASIANMQRPPLPPVAGAVHKASSQTPNLRAFPTSLNIRCAGGSRNTPVSIPQLPTEEQILSKSTTPTAAPLTHNKSQLYSAVANAAAKRAQYRSTTTHSLDVELTSAGAATESDANTPDVTNEALNSEAARRKARRVSIACGDSSTPDSPDPVSNSRIIRSEAQINLSDIHDTSANNTTTTNSNTPTTTTITNPIHASISSCSDIPSALSNPALRNLNQTSHSTPNSPHSIRRRSNSNTMNPNNCVAEATYPQSLSANTSPRHIDNVHLHHHRTNSSCSNLSVAQKRNVSQDSSHGNPTEMVTVEPVASRSRCSRRPSDGTVASNIQRISGTSGHHHHHHHHHRHQHSTSVLSNNPHHSHHSHQDSTSYSEHGSNSSASSHESSNSFSVRSHRRKLSISSHTGGKIPWCGCWGNGCL
- the LOC137236741 gene encoding uncharacterized protein isoform X2, encoding MLRERRRLAHYKLSSRLDRKSSRGMIYENEELRLRTININAEVERGQSDIKRLRRENEQLRREIWTLRDECDRLNKRFKAKLLDYECNARHSGCSVGVRGSGNVACDSNCNSDDSDSCDTCKENNDQCSDECCNGGSCPQLAAKQSFVEFPSEFPQSPASRPDMANLVTNTARGQCESAPNLHQTFDHLSVVSEEVVSNADLHSHVPHTDMLHICTTDSGGSQMTLPSIVGPMTPLTPIEQVANQLNDLQSNVPPLSYFENVLQDHMGSNIGSTSNAYSPTSKVMRHTNGWDYKLQSPFAHRKMPLGTSPPALQMATPSPNIKQQNQNTQRNILTTFVSTTETTPTSNGSSSNAQSVTVTVPSANQLNKFAIETIAITTTPAHVPPILNSPKHFFAPLKPRLKLNTGLANKALTEFSIADGESNTCPNCEPPDLYVHNGLASPYQHQSLPETNIAETDLPPVPQRGSSSQTESVNLETILNDIQAISEDILAIQLDKRKGNENDINKPLEQNDKNKKPYRSEMNLTLQYDGTNQSTTGSKTATAAQTLLNGGSNDRCTRSLERDHTGSPSPHIPDAMMPFPDKRTYIGFDQLNKEAISALPPASIANMQRPPLPPVAGAVHKASSQTPNLRAFPTSLNIRCAGGSRNTPVSIPQLPTEEQILSKSTTPTAAPLTHNKSQLYSAVANAAAKRAQYRSTTTHSLDVELTSAGAATESDANTPDVTNEALNSEAARRKARRVSIACGDSSTPDSPDPVSNSRIIRSEAQINLSDIHDTSANNTTTTNSNTPTTTTITNPIHASISSCSDIPSALSNPALRNLNQTSHSTPNSPHSIRRRSNSNTMNPNNCVAEATYPQSLSANTSPRHIDNVHLHHHRTNSSCSNLSVAQKRNVSQDSSHGNPTEMVTVEPVASRSRCSRRPSDGTVASNIQRISGTSGHHHHHHHHHRHQHSTSVLSNNPHHSHHSHQDSTSYSEHGSNSSASSHESSNSFSVRSHRRKLSISSHTGGKIPWCGCWGNGCL
- the LOC137236741 gene encoding uncharacterized protein isoform X6, translated to MKYVGQSDIKRLRRENEQLRREIWTLRDECDRLNKRFKAKLLDYECNARHSGCSVGVRGSGNVACDSNCNSDDSDSCDTCKENNDQCSDECCNGGSCPQLAAKQSFVEFPSEFPQSPASRPDMANLVTNTARGQCESAPNLHQTFDHLSVVSEEVVSNADLHSHVPHTDMLHICTTDSGGSQMTLPSIVGPMTPLTPIEQVANQLNDLQSNVPPLSYFENVLQDHMGSNIGSTSNAYSPTSKVMRHTNGWDYKLQSPFAHRKMPLGTSPPALQMATPSPNIKQQNQNTQRNILTTFVSTTETTPTSNGSSSNAQSVTVTVPSANQLNKFAIETIAITTTPAHVPPILNSPKHFFAPLKPRLKLNTGLANKALTEFSIADGESNTCPNCEPPDLYVHNGLASPYQHQSLPETNIAETDLPPVPQRGSSSQTESVNLETILNDIQAISEDILAIQLDKRKGNENDINKPLEQNDKNKKPYRSEMNLTLQYDGTNQSTTGSKTATAAQTLLNGGSNDRCTRSLERDHTGSPSPHIPDAMMPFPDKRTYIGFDQLNKEAISALPPASIANMQRPPLPPVAGAVHKASSQTPNLRAFPTSLNIRCAGGSRNTPVSIPQLPTEEQILSKSTTPTAAPLTHNKSQLYSAVANAAAKRAQYRSTTTHSLDVELTSAGAATESDANTPDVTNEALNSEAARRKARRVSIACGDSSTPDSPDPVSNSRIIRSEAQINLSDIHDTSANNTTTTNSNTPTTTTITNPIHASISSCSDIPSALSNPALRNLNQTSHSTPNSPHSIRRRSNSNTMNPNNCVAEATYPQSLSANTSPRHIDNVHLHHHRTNSSCSNLSVAQKRNVSQDSSHGNPTEMVTVEPVASRSRCSRRPSDGTVASNIQRISGTSGHHHHHHHHHRHQHSTSVLSNNPHHSHHSHQDSTSYSEHGSNSSASSHESSNSFSVRSHRRKLSISSHTGGKIPWCGCWGNGCL
- the LOC137236741 gene encoding uncharacterized protein isoform X3 — encoded protein: MSYFYDTELDRKSSRGMIYENEELRLRTININAEVERGQSDIKRLRRENEQLRREIWTLRDECDRLNKRFKAKLLDYECNARHSGCSVGVRGSGNVACDSNCNSDDSDSCDTCKENNDQCSDECCNGGSCPQLAAKQSFVEFPSEFPQSPASRPDMANLVTNTARGQCESAPNLHQTFDHLSVVSEEVVSNADLHSHVPHTDMLHICTTDSGGSQMTLPSIVGPMTPLTPIEQVANQLNDLQSNVPPLSYFENVLQDHMGSNIGSTSNAYSPTSKVMRHTNGWDYKLQSPFAHRKMPLGTSPPALQMATPSPNIKQQNQNTQRNILTTFVSTTETTPTSNGSSSNAQSVTVTVPSANQLNKFAIETIAITTTPAHVPPILNSPKHFFAPLKPRLKLNTGLANKALTEFSIADGESNTCPNCEPPDLYVHNGLASPYQHQSLPETNIAETDLPPVPQRGSSSQTESVNLETILNDIQAISEDILAIQLDKRKGNENDINKPLEQNDKNKKPYRSEMNLTLQYDGTNQSTTGSKTATAAQTLLNGGSNDRCTRSLERDHTGSPSPHIPDAMMPFPDKRTYIGFDQLNKEAISALPPASIANMQRPPLPPVAGAVHKASSQTPNLRAFPTSLNIRCAGGSRNTPVSIPQLPTEEQILSKSTTPTAAPLTHNKSQLYSAVANAAAKRAQYRSTTTHSLDVELTSAGAATESDANTPDVTNEALNSEAARRKARRVSIACGDSSTPDSPDPVSNSRIIRSEAQINLSDIHDTSANNTTTTNSNTPTTTTITNPIHASISSCSDIPSALSNPALRNLNQTSHSTPNSPHSIRRRSNSNTMNPNNCVAEATYPQSLSANTSPRHIDNVHLHHHRTNSSCSNLSVAQKRNVSQDSSHGNPTEMVTVEPVASRSRCSRRPSDGTVASNIQRISGTSGHHHHHHHHHRHQHSTSVLSNNPHHSHHSHQDSTSYSEHGSNSSASSHESSNSFSVRSHRRKLSISSHTGGKIPWCGCWGNGCL